The Zavarzinia compransoris genome includes a window with the following:
- a CDS encoding efflux RND transporter periplasmic adaptor subunit yields the protein MTIPPRLVRVSLTLAAVAVAIAAGLYLWALYMDSPWTRDGRVRADVLQIAPDVSGFVTAIEVVDNQKVARGDLLFTIDAERYRIAVSRAEATVAALQEQAAQRQRESTRRNQLGSNAITAESREQAASAAAQAQASLRQAEADLDAARLNLARTEVRAPVNGYVTNLQLHLGDYASGGRPVFAIVDSDSFYVVGYFEETKLAAIREGADASIRLMGFDTAIPGKVAGIARAIVDREAAQGSDLLANVNPTFSWVRLAQRIPVRIALGPVPAEVRLSAGMTATIVIDQGTN from the coding sequence ATGACCATCCCGCCGCGCCTCGTCCGCGTCTCCCTCACCCTTGCCGCGGTCGCCGTCGCCATCGCCGCCGGCCTCTATCTCTGGGCGCTCTACATGGACAGCCCCTGGACCCGGGACGGCCGCGTCCGGGCCGATGTCCTGCAGATCGCGCCCGACGTCTCGGGCTTCGTCACCGCGATCGAGGTCGTCGACAACCAGAAGGTCGCCCGCGGCGACCTGCTCTTCACCATCGATGCCGAGCGCTATCGGATCGCCGTCTCGCGGGCGGAGGCGACGGTCGCCGCCTTGCAGGAACAGGCCGCCCAGCGCCAGCGCGAAAGCACCCGCCGCAACCAGCTGGGATCGAACGCGATCACCGCCGAATCCCGCGAACAGGCGGCCAGCGCCGCCGCCCAGGCCCAGGCGTCGCTGCGCCAGGCCGAGGCGGACCTCGACGCCGCCCGCCTGAACCTGGCGCGGACCGAGGTGCGGGCCCCGGTCAACGGCTATGTCACCAACCTGCAACTGCACCTGGGCGATTACGCCAGCGGGGGCAGGCCCGTCTTCGCCATCGTCGACAGCGACAGTTTCTATGTCGTCGGCTATTTCGAGGAAACCAAGCTCGCCGCGATCCGCGAGGGGGCGGACGCCTCGATCCGCCTGATGGGCTTCGACACGGCGATCCCGGGCAAGGTCGCCGGCATCGCCCGCGCCATCGTCGACCGCGAGGCGGCCCAGGGCAGCGATCTTCTGGCCAATGTCAACCCGACCTTTTCCTGGGTCCGGCTGGCGCAGCGCATCCCGGTGCGCATCGCCCTCGGGCCGGTGCCGGCGGAGGTCCGCCTGTCCGCCGGCATGACCGCGACCATCGTCATCGACCAGGGGACAAATTAG
- a CDS encoding DUF1656 domain-containing protein — MMLLKELSLAGVYLSPLLLYAAIAAGLWWLLRAGLAAAGAYRLIWHPPLFNTALYLMVLAGVAALLHR; from the coding sequence ATGATGCTGCTGAAGGAATTGAGCCTGGCGGGCGTCTATCTCTCGCCCCTGCTGCTCTATGCGGCGATCGCCGCCGGCCTGTGGTGGCTGTTGCGCGCCGGGCTTGCCGCCGCCGGCGCCTATCGCCTGATCTGGCACCCGCCGCTGTTCAATACCGCCCTCTATCTCATGGTGCTGGCCGGCGTCGCCGCCCTGCTGCACCGCTGA
- a CDS encoding SRPBCC family protein, translated as MQQRISIQQDFRMPVAELYALLSEHENLSKVFAPAVVTRLRDGDTVRNGVGSVRRLKMPVGAPFEETVTQAVENELIEYRITSGSPLKNHLGTMRFSARPGGGSHLDYTIVFEGRVPFIGGLVRLLLDRGIRRGLGAFA; from the coding sequence GTGCAGCAGCGCATTTCCATCCAGCAGGATTTCCGCATGCCGGTGGCGGAACTCTACGCCTTGCTGTCGGAGCATGAGAACCTGTCCAAGGTCTTCGCCCCGGCGGTGGTGACGCGGCTGCGCGACGGCGATACGGTGCGGAACGGCGTCGGTTCCGTGCGGCGCCTGAAGATGCCGGTCGGCGCCCCCTTCGAGGAAACGGTGACCCAAGCGGTCGAGAACGAGCTGATCGAATACCGCATCACCAGCGGCAGCCCCTTGAAGAACCACCTGGGGACCATGCGCTTTTCGGCGCGGCCGGGCGGCGGTTCGCATCTCGACTACACCATCGTCTTCGAGGGCAGGGTGCCGTTCATCGGCGGGCTCGTGCGCCTTCTTCTCGACCGGGGCATCCGCCGGGGGCTGGGCGCCTTCGCCTAA
- the putA gene encoding trifunctional transcriptional regulator/proline dehydrogenase/L-glutamate gamma-semialdehyde dehydrogenase, with the protein MALGTIGIKVSDEVRARLKQAADKLGRTPHWVVKQALLNALDQVERGGGLAAADGVAPGSDDGDPEGAVPFLEFAQGVQPQGVLRAKITAAYRRPEPECLPYLLAQAALPPAQRARAAATARDLVVALRGKARHGGVEGLIHEYSLSAPEGVALMCLAEALLRIPDKATRDALIRDKIAAGDWQAHIGHSPSMFVNAATWGLVVTGRLTATTSETGLSAALTRLIGRSGEPLIRKGVDLAMRMMGEQFVTGQTIAEALANARKLEERGFRYSYDMLGEAATTAADADRYLADYETAIHAIGKASGGRGIYEGPGISIKLSALHPRYARAQIERVTAELLPRLKGLAVLARRYDIGLNIDAEESERLELSLDLLEALCFDADLAGWNGIGFVVQAYAKRCPFVVDYLVDLARRSGRRLMVRLVKGAYWDSEIKRAQADGLEGFPVYTRKVHTDVSYLACARKLLAAPDAIYPQFATHNAQTLAAVMAMAGDNYYAGQYEFQCLHGMGEPLYEEVVGRERLNRPCRIYAPVGTHETLLAYLVRRLLENGANTSFVNRIQDEAVPVEDLIADPVEAARAIEPLGAPHPAIRLPRDLFGAERANSAGIDLVNEQRLASVSAALLAGLDTRWTAGDPLAPRVPVRNPADHRDIVGHVAFATPEQAAAAVETALAAAPIWAATPPAARAACLCRAADLMEARMTALIGLIVREAGKTLANAVGELREAVDFLRYYAAHARAFDGHGDRPLGAVVCISPWNFPLAIFTGQVAAALAAGNAVLAKPAEETPLIAAEAVNLLVEAGVPAGAVHLLPGDGAVGAALVADARVRGVMFTGSTEVARLIQGQLAGRLTPEGQAIPLIAETGGQNAMIVDSSALAEQVVGDVLASAFDSAGQRCSALRLLCIQEEVAERTLAMLKGALAELSVGNPDRLATDVGPVIGEEARATIEAHVERLGGRGRAVHRLPLGEAARHGTFVAPTVIEIESLDDLGREVFGPVLHVLRFRRKDLDTLVDRINATGYGLTFGLHTRIDETIARVAGRVHAGNIYVNRNVIGAVVGVQPFGGHGLSGTGPKAGGPLYLSRLLSRRPDGVLKGDGQGVAAVAPLADHLAAGERGDLAPRLLRLAERSPLGVRLELPGPVGERNIYSLRPRGLVLGLAAGVDGLLLHLGAALATGNRLAVEAGPAADGLLAALPPGLAAAVEVVADGVAAAPVAAVLFAGDGDALAAVSRRLAARPGPIVTLQGIAGDEDYHLDLLLEEVVVSTNTAAAGGNASLMTIG; encoded by the coding sequence ATGGCGCTCGGCACCATCGGCATCAAGGTCAGCGACGAGGTTCGGGCGCGGCTGAAGCAGGCGGCGGACAAACTGGGGCGGACGCCGCATTGGGTGGTGAAGCAAGCCCTGCTGAATGCACTCGATCAGGTCGAGCGGGGCGGCGGGCTGGCCGCCGCGGACGGGGTTGCACCCGGCAGCGACGACGGTGACCCCGAAGGCGCGGTCCCGTTCCTCGAATTTGCCCAGGGAGTGCAGCCGCAAGGGGTGCTCAGGGCGAAGATCACCGCCGCCTACCGCCGGCCCGAGCCGGAATGCCTGCCCTATCTCCTGGCGCAGGCGGCCCTGCCTCCTGCGCAGCGGGCCCGGGCAGCGGCGACGGCCCGGGACCTCGTCGTCGCCCTGCGGGGCAAGGCGCGCCACGGCGGGGTCGAGGGGCTGATCCACGAATATTCCCTGTCGGCGCCGGAAGGGGTCGCGCTCATGTGCCTGGCGGAGGCGCTGCTGCGCATCCCGGACAAGGCGACCCGCGATGCCCTGATCCGGGACAAGATCGCCGCGGGCGACTGGCAGGCCCATATCGGCCACAGCCCGTCGATGTTCGTCAATGCGGCGACCTGGGGTCTGGTGGTCACCGGCCGGCTGACCGCGACCACCAGCGAGACGGGGCTGTCCGCCGCCCTGACCCGGCTGATCGGCCGTTCCGGCGAACCGCTGATCCGCAAGGGCGTCGACCTCGCCATGCGCATGATGGGCGAGCAATTCGTCACCGGCCAGACCATCGCCGAGGCGCTGGCCAACGCCCGGAAGCTGGAAGAGCGGGGCTTCCGCTATTCCTACGACATGCTGGGCGAGGCGGCGACGACGGCGGCCGATGCCGACCGCTACCTCGCCGATTACGAAACCGCGATCCACGCCATCGGCAAGGCCTCCGGCGGGCGCGGCATCTACGAGGGGCCGGGGATTTCGATCAAGCTCTCGGCCCTGCACCCGCGCTATGCCCGGGCCCAGATCGAGCGGGTGACGGCGGAGCTTCTGCCCCGCCTCAAGGGCCTCGCCGTGCTGGCCCGGCGTTACGACATCGGTCTCAACATCGATGCCGAGGAATCGGAACGGCTGGAACTGTCGCTCGACCTGCTCGAAGCGCTCTGCTTCGATGCCGATCTGGCCGGATGGAACGGCATCGGTTTCGTCGTCCAGGCCTATGCCAAGCGCTGTCCCTTCGTCGTCGATTATCTGGTCGATCTCGCCCGGCGCTCGGGCCGGCGCCTGATGGTCCGCCTGGTCAAGGGCGCCTATTGGGACAGCGAGATCAAGCGCGCCCAGGCCGACGGGCTGGAGGGCTTTCCGGTCTACACCCGGAAGGTCCATACCGACGTTTCCTACCTCGCCTGCGCGCGGAAACTGCTGGCGGCGCCGGATGCGATCTATCCCCAGTTCGCGACCCATAATGCCCAGACGCTGGCCGCCGTCATGGCCATGGCGGGCGACAATTACTATGCCGGCCAATATGAATTCCAATGCCTGCACGGCATGGGCGAACCCTTGTACGAGGAAGTGGTCGGCCGCGAGCGGCTGAACCGCCCCTGCCGGATCTATGCCCCGGTCGGCACCCATGAGACGCTGCTTGCCTATCTCGTGCGCCGGCTGCTGGAAAACGGCGCCAATACCTCCTTCGTCAACCGCATCCAGGACGAGGCGGTGCCCGTCGAGGACCTGATCGCCGATCCGGTCGAGGCCGCCCGCGCGATCGAACCCCTGGGCGCGCCCCATCCGGCGATCCGCCTGCCGCGCGACCTGTTCGGGGCGGAACGGGCCAATTCGGCCGGCATCGATCTCGTCAACGAGCAGCGCCTCGCCTCGGTCTCGGCAGCGCTGCTGGCCGGCCTCGACACGAGGTGGACGGCGGGCGATCCCCTGGCCCCCCGGGTCCCGGTGCGCAACCCGGCGGATCACCGCGACATCGTCGGCCATGTCGCCTTCGCGACACCGGAACAGGCGGCGGCCGCCGTCGAGACCGCGCTGGCGGCGGCCCCGATCTGGGCGGCGACGCCGCCGGCGGCGCGGGCCGCCTGCCTGTGCCGCGCCGCCGACCTGATGGAAGCGCGGATGACCGCGCTGATCGGCCTCATCGTCCGGGAGGCCGGCAAGACCTTGGCCAACGCGGTCGGCGAACTGCGCGAGGCGGTGGATTTCCTGCGTTACTACGCGGCCCATGCGCGGGCCTTCGACGGCCATGGCGACCGGCCGCTCGGCGCGGTCGTCTGCATCAGCCCGTGGAACTTCCCGCTGGCCATCTTCACCGGCCAGGTCGCGGCGGCACTCGCCGCCGGCAATGCGGTGCTGGCCAAGCCGGCGGAGGAAACGCCCCTGATCGCGGCGGAGGCGGTCAATCTGCTGGTCGAGGCCGGGGTGCCGGCGGGGGCCGTGCACCTGCTGCCGGGCGACGGCGCGGTGGGCGCGGCGCTGGTCGCCGATGCCCGGGTGCGCGGCGTGATGTTCACCGGCTCGACCGAGGTCGCCCGGCTGATCCAGGGGCAATTGGCCGGCCGCCTGACGCCGGAGGGCCAGGCCATTCCCCTGATCGCCGAAACCGGCGGCCAGAACGCCATGATCGTCGATTCCTCGGCCCTGGCGGAGCAGGTGGTGGGCGACGTCCTCGCCTCCGCCTTCGACAGCGCCGGGCAGCGCTGTTCGGCGCTTCGCCTGCTGTGTATCCAGGAGGAGGTGGCGGAACGCACCCTGGCCATGCTGAAGGGGGCGCTGGCCGAACTGTCGGTCGGCAACCCGGACCGTCTCGCCACCGATGTCGGGCCGGTGATCGGGGAAGAGGCTCGGGCGACGATCGAAGCCCATGTCGAACGCCTGGGCGGCCGGGGCCGGGCCGTGCACCGCCTGCCCCTCGGCGAGGCGGCGCGCCACGGCACCTTCGTCGCCCCGACCGTGATCGAGATCGAGAGTCTCGACGACCTGGGGCGGGAAGTCTTCGGTCCCGTGCTCCATGTCCTCCGCTTCCGGCGGAAGGACCTGGATACCCTCGTCGACCGGATCAACGCCACCGGCTATGGCCTGACCTTCGGGCTGCACACAAGGATCGACGAGACCATCGCCCGGGTGGCCGGCCGGGTCCATGCCGGGAATATCTACGTCAACCGCAACGTCATCGGTGCCGTGGTCGGGGTCCAGCCCTTCGGCGGCCACGGGCTGTCGGGCACCGGGCCCAAGGCGGGCGGGCCGCTCTACCTGTCCCGCCTGCTGTCGCGCCGGCCGGACGGGGTGCTGAAGGGCGACGGCCAGGGGGTGGCGGCGGTGGCACCCCTGGCCGATCATCTGGCGGCGGGCGAGCGGGGCGACCTCGCGCCGCGCCTGCTGCGGCTGGCGGAACGCTCGCCGTTGGGCGTCCGGCTGGAATTGCCGGGGCCGGTGGGGGAGCGGAATATCTACAGCCTGCGCCCGCGCGGGCTGGTGCTCGGGCTTGCCGCCGGCGTCGACGGGTTGCTGCTGCACCTCGGGGCGGCGCTGGCGACCGGCAACCGGCTGGCGGTGGAGGCCGGGCCGGCGGCGGACGGGCTTCTGGCCGCGCTGCCGCCCGGGCTTGCCGCCGCGGTCGAGGTCGTCGCCGACGGGGTGGCGGCGGCACCCGTCGCCGCCGTGCTCTTTGCCGGCGACGGCGATGCGCTGGCCGCCGTCTCGCGGCGCCTGGCCGCCCGGCCGGGGCCGATCGTCACCCTTCAGGGCATTGCGGGGGACGAGGATTACCACCTCGACCTCCTGCTCGAGGAAGTGGTGGTTTCGACCAATACGGCGGCGGCCGGCGGCAATGCCAGCTTGATGACCATCGGCTGA
- a CDS encoding GGDEF domain-containing protein: MPGLTIIPGPMHAQWRAGALVGLLVFGACMLGIVTRPVGFLAAFWPANALALGLMTRFPRLSVAGGWVGAALGYMAADLLTGGQWLAVLWLTAANMSTVATGALLFRRLRRSDLALRHPMSVLRLFFVCVAAAGVATLLGAWANPLFFGRPLVDGIAYWFSAELVNCIIVLPVILTLPDRPPAWPGLAALRPRRLLPALGVGCSVGAAFLIGGPGAIAFPVPALIWCALSYGIFGTAILTMGTTGLMLVAVSAGWLPDLQTISFLHETLSMRTGVTLLALAPLTVASINTAQNDLLRQLDHAASHDALTGCLNRAATLAAGAALISRAPPLAVLLIDIDHFKQVNDGHGHAAGDAVLACFGREITAQLRQGDLLGRLGGEEFAVLLPATGASDALAIAERLRRHVEGLAIAVAHGTLQITISAGVATAGPENAAALADLLRDADKALYRAKGDGRNRVAAA; the protein is encoded by the coding sequence ATGCCCGGCTTGACGATCATCCCCGGCCCGATGCACGCGCAATGGCGCGCCGGTGCCCTTGTCGGCCTGCTGGTGTTCGGCGCCTGCATGCTCGGCATCGTGACCCGGCCGGTCGGCTTCCTGGCCGCCTTCTGGCCGGCCAATGCGCTGGCCCTCGGCCTGATGACCCGCTTTCCCCGGCTGTCGGTGGCCGGCGGCTGGGTCGGCGCCGCCCTCGGCTATATGGCCGCGGACCTGCTGACCGGCGGCCAATGGCTGGCCGTTCTGTGGCTGACCGCGGCCAATATGTCGACCGTCGCGACCGGCGCCCTGCTCTTCCGCCGGCTGCGGCGCTCGGACCTCGCCCTGCGGCACCCGATGTCGGTGCTGCGCCTGTTCTTCGTCTGCGTCGCGGCGGCAGGGGTCGCGACGCTGCTCGGGGCCTGGGCCAATCCCCTGTTCTTCGGCAGGCCGCTGGTCGACGGCATCGCCTATTGGTTCTCGGCCGAACTGGTGAATTGCATCATCGTCCTGCCGGTGATCCTGACCCTGCCCGATCGGCCGCCGGCGTGGCCTGGGCTTGCGGCCCTCCGGCCCCGCCGGCTTCTCCCGGCGCTCGGCGTCGGCTGTTCGGTGGGCGCGGCCTTTCTGATCGGCGGGCCGGGGGCGATCGCCTTTCCGGTGCCCGCCCTGATCTGGTGCGCGCTGAGCTACGGCATTTTCGGCACGGCCATCCTGACCATGGGCACCACCGGGCTGATGCTGGTCGCGGTCTCGGCCGGCTGGCTGCCCGATCTCCAGACCATTTCCTTCCTGCATGAAACCCTGTCCATGCGCACCGGGGTCACCCTGCTGGCCCTGGCGCCGCTGACCGTCGCCAGCATCAACACCGCCCAGAACGACCTGCTGCGGCAGTTGGACCACGCCGCCTCGCATGATGCCCTGACCGGCTGCCTCAACCGCGCTGCCACGCTGGCGGCCGGGGCAGCCCTGATCTCCAGGGCCCCGCCCCTGGCCGTCCTGCTGATCGATATCGACCACTTCAAGCAGGTGAACGACGGCCACGGCCATGCCGCCGGCGATGCGGTACTGGCCTGCTTCGGCCGGGAAATCACGGCGCAGCTGCGCCAGGGCGACCTGCTCGGCCGCCTGGGCGGAGAGGAATTCGCCGTTCTCCTGCCGGCGACCGGGGCGAGCGACGCCCTCGCCATCGCCGAGCGGCTGCGCCGCCATGTCGAAGGGCTGGCGATCGCCGTCGCCCATGGAACCTTGCAAATCACCATCAGCGCTGGCGTCGCCACGGCCGGGCCCGAGAATGCGGCCGCCCTCGCCGACCTGCTGCGCGACGCCGACAAGGCCCTGTACCGGGCGAAAGGCGACGGCCGCAACCGGGTGGCCGCGGCCTGA